A region from the Streptomyces tsukubensis genome encodes:
- a CDS encoding alpha/beta fold hydrolase, whose protein sequence is MDKTIRTLERARSADGTLLAYERRGDGPPLVLVGGALATAASDAPLAELLAARFTVLTYDRRGRGGSEDRAGYAVEREIEDLAAVIEAAGGRARVHGTASGGALALRAAAAGVPVAHLSVYQPPYDPAVRPGRAPGAHVARTRELVARGQAGAALALHLRRTGTPDQLVARMRSSPLWSGLEAVAHTLPYDDAVTGDGSVPHRLLQQVPVRVMVADGGASPGPVREAAKLVADALPRGHHRTLTGQTDEVSPYVLAPVLETFFAP, encoded by the coding sequence ATGGACAAGACGATCCGGACGCTCGAACGGGCGCGGTCGGCGGACGGGACACTGCTCGCGTACGAGCGGCGCGGCGACGGCCCCCCGCTGGTACTGGTGGGCGGCGCCCTGGCGACCGCGGCGAGCGACGCGCCGCTGGCCGAACTGCTGGCGGCGCGCTTCACCGTCCTCACCTACGACCGGCGCGGGCGGGGCGGCAGCGAAGACCGTGCGGGATACGCCGTGGAGCGGGAGATCGAAGATCTGGCCGCCGTGATCGAAGCGGCGGGCGGCAGGGCCAGGGTGCACGGTACGGCGTCGGGGGGCGCGCTGGCCCTGCGGGCGGCGGCCGCGGGCGTACCCGTGGCCCATCTGTCGGTGTACCAGCCGCCGTACGATCCGGCCGTACGACCCGGGCGTGCGCCGGGCGCGCATGTGGCCCGCACCCGGGAGCTGGTGGCCCGGGGGCAGGCGGGGGCCGCGCTGGCACTCCATCTGCGCAGGACCGGGACGCCGGACCAGTTGGTGGCGCGGATGCGCAGCTCGCCGCTGTGGTCCGGGCTGGAGGCGGTGGCGCACACCCTTCCGTACGACGACGCGGTCACGGGCGACGGCTCGGTGCCGCACCGTCTGCTGCAGCAGGTGCCGGTACGGGTGATGGTCGCGGACGGCGGCGCCAGCCCCGGGCCGGTGCGCGAGGCGGCGAAGCTGGTGGCCGATGCGCTGCCGCGGGGCCACCACCGGACGCTGACGGGGCAGACGGACGAGGTGTCGCCCTATGTGCTCGCCCCCGTCCTGGAGACGTTCTTCGCGCCCTGA
- the mnmA gene encoding tRNA 2-thiouridine(34) synthase MnmA, producing MTQTTPHRPLRVLAAMSGGVDSAVAAARAVEAGHDVTGVHLALSANPQSFRTGARGCCTIEDSRDARRAADVIGIPFYVWDLAERFREDVVEDFIAEYEAGRTPNPCLRCNEKIKFAALLDKALALGFDAVCTGHYATVVTGADGGRELHRASDMAKDQSYVLGVLDERQLAHALFPLGDTLTTKDEIRAEAERRGLAVAKKPDSHDICFIADGDTQGFLADRLGRAEGDIVDESGARLGTHDGAFGFTIGQRKGLRIGHPAPDGKPRYVLDISPVNNTVTVGPAEALDVTELTAIRPRWCGAAPEGPGAYTAQLRAHGGETPVTAVAVDGELRVVFAEPVRGVAPGQAIVLYDGTRVVGSATISATRRTAASASAAPVG from the coding sequence ATGACTCAGACGACTCCTCATCGCCCCCTCCGGGTGCTCGCCGCCATGTCGGGGGGCGTGGACTCCGCCGTTGCCGCCGCCCGTGCCGTCGAAGCAGGTCACGACGTGACCGGCGTGCATCTCGCGCTCTCCGCGAATCCGCAGTCCTTCCGCACCGGCGCCCGTGGCTGCTGCACCATCGAGGACTCGCGCGACGCCCGCCGTGCCGCCGATGTGATCGGTATCCCCTTCTACGTCTGGGACCTCGCGGAACGTTTCCGCGAGGACGTCGTCGAGGACTTCATCGCCGAATACGAGGCGGGACGCACCCCCAATCCGTGTCTGCGCTGCAACGAGAAGATCAAGTTCGCCGCGCTGCTCGACAAGGCGCTGGCCCTCGGCTTCGACGCGGTGTGCACCGGTCACTACGCCACTGTCGTCACCGGCGCGGACGGCGGCCGCGAGCTGCACCGCGCCAGCGATATGGCCAAGGACCAGTCGTACGTCCTCGGAGTGCTCGACGAGCGCCAGCTCGCCCATGCGCTGTTCCCGCTGGGCGACACCCTCACCACCAAGGACGAGATCCGCGCCGAGGCCGAGCGCCGGGGTCTGGCCGTGGCGAAGAAGCCGGACAGCCACGACATCTGCTTCATCGCCGACGGCGACACCCAGGGGTTCCTCGCCGACCGTCTGGGCCGGGCGGAGGGCGATATCGTCGACGAGTCCGGCGCCAGGCTGGGCACCCACGACGGCGCTTTCGGCTTCACCATCGGCCAGCGCAAGGGGCTGCGCATCGGGCATCCGGCGCCCGACGGCAAGCCGCGGTACGTCCTCGACATCTCGCCGGTCAACAACACCGTCACCGTCGGCCCCGCGGAGGCGCTGGACGTGACGGAGCTGACCGCGATCCGCCCGCGCTGGTGCGGCGCGGCCCCCGAGGGCCCCGGCGCGTACACGGCCCAGTTGCGCGCCCACGGCGGCGAGACCCCGGTGACGGCCGTCGCCGTCGACGGTGAGCTGCGGGTCGTCTTCGCCGAACCGGTCCGGGGCGTCGCCCCCGGCCAGGCGATCGTGCTGTACGACGGCACTCGCGTGGTCGGCTCGGCCACGATCTCCGCCACCCGCCGGACCGCCGCCTCCGCCTCAGCCGCCCCCGTCGGCTGA